Proteins encoded in a region of the Raphanus sativus cultivar WK10039 chromosome 8, ASM80110v3, whole genome shotgun sequence genome:
- the LOC108818914 gene encoding nudix hydrolase 4: MTGFSVSLIISNFSNVASYLSPIFDTIPSKVVPAQIEKVVSLVSRTGRDLQRYDNSGYRQVVGCVPYRYKTQQVNGTESKEIEVLLISAQKGKGMLFPKGGWEIDESMEEAALRETIEEAGVTGELEEKLGRWQYKSKRHNIIHHGYMFALLVDQEFERWPEAEMRQRKWVGLDEAREVCQNWWMREALEAFVDLKCHIKEVGIEV, from the exons ATGACAGGCTTCTCTGTGTCTCTTATCATCTCAAACTTCTCAAACGTCGCCTCGTATCTGTCTCCGATCTTCGACACCATACCGTCCAAGGTTGTCCCGGCGCAGATCGAGAAGGTTGTCTCTTTGGTCTCTCGCACCGGCAGAGACTTGCAGCGTTACGATAACTCTGGCTACCGTCAAGTCGTCGG ATGTGTACCGTACCGATACAAAACACAACAAGTCAACGGAACAGAATCCAAAGAAAtcgaagttcttctcatcagcGCTCAAAAGGGGAAAGGAATGTTATTCCCAAAAGGAGGTTGGGAGATTGATGAGTCAATGGAGGAAGCGGCTTTGAGAGAGACGATCGAAGAAGCTGGCGTAACGGGAGAGCTAGAGGAGAAGCTAGGGAGATGGCAATACAAAAGCAAAAGACATAACATCATTCACCACGGATACATGTTTGCTCTGCTCGTTGACCAAGAGTTCGAGCGATGGCCCGAAGCTGAGATGAGACAACGCAAATGGGTGGGTTTGGATGAAGCAAGAGAGGTATGTCAGAATTGGTGGATGAGAGAAGCTCTTGAAGCATTCGTTGACCTCAAGTGTCACA